In the Salmo trutta chromosome 33, fSalTru1.1, whole genome shotgun sequence genome, one interval contains:
- the LOC115172621 gene encoding dihydrolipoyllysine-residue succinyltransferase component of 2-oxoglutarate dehydrogenase complex, mitochondrial isoform X2: protein MLSHSRCVTRNVSRFIAVISQGNNVLARQAVSGLSTSRSVTVNPAKCEARSSVFQIRYFKTSSACRNEVITVKTPAFAESVTEGDVRWEKAVGDSVKEDEVVCEIETDKTSVQVPSPAAGVIEELLVPDGDKVEGGQALFKLRKGAVAAQAAEAPAAIAAPPPPAAATPPSFAPSLAGPIPTTMPPVPPVPGAAISATPVSAIKPTVAPAAVADGRGIPARTEHRVKMNRMRLRIAQRLKEAQNTCAMLTTFNEVDMSNISEMRKAYKDAFLKKHNIKLGFMSAFVKASAYALMEQPSVNGVIDDTTKEVVYRDYVDISVAVATPKGLVVPVIRGVEGMNFADIEKTINELGEKARKNELAVEDMDGGTFTISNGGVFGSMFGTPIINPPQSAILGMHGIFDRPVAIGGKVEIRPMMYVALTYDHRLIDGREAVTFLRKIKAVVEDPRVLLLDM, encoded by the exons ATGTTATCCCACTCCCGGTGTGTCACCCGGAATGTTAGCCGTTTTATCGCTGTCATTAGTCAG GGAAACAATGTATTGGCACGGCAGGCTGTGTCAG GACTGTCAACTAGCCGTAGTGTCACAGTCAACCCAGC GAAATGCGAAGCCAGGTCCAGCGTCTTCCAAATCAGATACTTCAAGACATCTTCAGCTTGCA GGAATGAAGTTATCACAGTAAAGACACCTGCGTTTGCGGAGTCAGTCACAGAGGGGGATGTGAGGTGGGAGAAAG CGGTTGGTGACTCCGTCAAAGAGGATGAGGTGGTTTGTGAAATTGAGacggacaag ACATCTGTTCAGGTGCCGTCTCCTGCTGCTGGGGTGATTGAGGAGCTGCTGGTCCCTGATGGGGATAAGGTCGAGGGAGGACAGGCTCTCTTCAAACTCCGGAAAGGAG CTGTTGCTGCCCAAGCTGCAGAGGCCCCAGCAGCAATAGCAGCCCCTCCACCACCTGCTGCTGCCACACCTCCATCCTTTGCTCCCTCTTTAGCGGGCCCCATCCCCACCACTATGCCCCCCGTGCCACCCGTGCCAGGAGCTGCCATCTCTGCCACACCAg TTTCAGCCATCAAACCCACTGTTGCCCCAGCCGCTGTTGCAGATGGAAGGGGGATACCTGCCAGGACAGAGCACAGG GTGAAGATGAACCGCATGCGTCTGAGAATCGCCCAGAGACTGAAAGAAGCCCAGAACACCTGCGCTATGTTGACAACATTTAATGAGGTCGACATGAG CAACATCAGTGAGATGAGGAAGGCCTACAAAGACGCTTTCCTTAAGAAACACAACATCAAGCTGGGTTTCATGTCTGCATTTGTCAAGGCTTCAGCATACGCTCTGATGGAACAGCCTTCCGTCAACGGAG TAATTGATGACACCACCAAAGAGGTTGTGTACAGGGACTACGTGGACATCAGTGTGGCTGTAGCAACACCAAAG GGCCTGGTGGTTCCTGTGATCCGTGGGGTGGAGGGAATGAACTTCGCTGACATCGAGAAGACCATCAACGAGCTGGGGGAGAAA GCCCGTAAGAATGAGCTGGCCGTGGAAGACATGGATGGAGGCACCTTCACCATCAGCAACGGTGGCGTATTTGGATCAATGTTTGGCACGCCTATCATCAACCCTCCGCAATCTGCCATCCTTGGCATGCATGGCATCTTCGACAGGCCAGTGGCCATCGGGGGCAAG GTGGAGATCCGCCCCATGATGTACGTGGCTCTGACATATGACCATCGGCTCATCGATGGCAGAGAGGCAGTCACCTTCCTGCGTAAGATCAAGGCTGTGGTAGAAGACCCCAGAGTGCTGCTCCTGGACATGTGA
- the LOC115172621 gene encoding dihydrolipoyllysine-residue succinyltransferase component of 2-oxoglutarate dehydrogenase complex, mitochondrial isoform X1, which yields MLSHSRCVTRNVSRFIAVISQGNNVLARQAVSVVLDSAREGSDLLLSSAPGLSTSRSVTVNPAKCEARSSVFQIRYFKTSSACRNEVITVKTPAFAESVTEGDVRWEKAVGDSVKEDEVVCEIETDKTSVQVPSPAAGVIEELLVPDGDKVEGGQALFKLRKGAVAAQAAEAPAAIAAPPPPAAATPPSFAPSLAGPIPTTMPPVPPVPGAAISATPVSAIKPTVAPAAVADGRGIPARTEHRVKMNRMRLRIAQRLKEAQNTCAMLTTFNEVDMSNISEMRKAYKDAFLKKHNIKLGFMSAFVKASAYALMEQPSVNGVIDDTTKEVVYRDYVDISVAVATPKGLVVPVIRGVEGMNFADIEKTINELGEKARKNELAVEDMDGGTFTISNGGVFGSMFGTPIINPPQSAILGMHGIFDRPVAIGGKVEIRPMMYVALTYDHRLIDGREAVTFLRKIKAVVEDPRVLLLDM from the exons ATGTTATCCCACTCCCGGTGTGTCACCCGGAATGTTAGCCGTTTTATCGCTGTCATTAGTCAG GGAAACAATGTATTGGCACGGCAGGCTGTGTCAG TCGTTTTAGATTCTGCACGAGAAGGGAGTGATTTACTGTTGTCATCTGCTCCAGGACTGTCAACTAGCCGTAGTGTCACAGTCAACCCAGC GAAATGCGAAGCCAGGTCCAGCGTCTTCCAAATCAGATACTTCAAGACATCTTCAGCTTGCA GGAATGAAGTTATCACAGTAAAGACACCTGCGTTTGCGGAGTCAGTCACAGAGGGGGATGTGAGGTGGGAGAAAG CGGTTGGTGACTCCGTCAAAGAGGATGAGGTGGTTTGTGAAATTGAGacggacaag ACATCTGTTCAGGTGCCGTCTCCTGCTGCTGGGGTGATTGAGGAGCTGCTGGTCCCTGATGGGGATAAGGTCGAGGGAGGACAGGCTCTCTTCAAACTCCGGAAAGGAG CTGTTGCTGCCCAAGCTGCAGAGGCCCCAGCAGCAATAGCAGCCCCTCCACCACCTGCTGCTGCCACACCTCCATCCTTTGCTCCCTCTTTAGCGGGCCCCATCCCCACCACTATGCCCCCCGTGCCACCCGTGCCAGGAGCTGCCATCTCTGCCACACCAg TTTCAGCCATCAAACCCACTGTTGCCCCAGCCGCTGTTGCAGATGGAAGGGGGATACCTGCCAGGACAGAGCACAGG GTGAAGATGAACCGCATGCGTCTGAGAATCGCCCAGAGACTGAAAGAAGCCCAGAACACCTGCGCTATGTTGACAACATTTAATGAGGTCGACATGAG CAACATCAGTGAGATGAGGAAGGCCTACAAAGACGCTTTCCTTAAGAAACACAACATCAAGCTGGGTTTCATGTCTGCATTTGTCAAGGCTTCAGCATACGCTCTGATGGAACAGCCTTCCGTCAACGGAG TAATTGATGACACCACCAAAGAGGTTGTGTACAGGGACTACGTGGACATCAGTGTGGCTGTAGCAACACCAAAG GGCCTGGTGGTTCCTGTGATCCGTGGGGTGGAGGGAATGAACTTCGCTGACATCGAGAAGACCATCAACGAGCTGGGGGAGAAA GCCCGTAAGAATGAGCTGGCCGTGGAAGACATGGATGGAGGCACCTTCACCATCAGCAACGGTGGCGTATTTGGATCAATGTTTGGCACGCCTATCATCAACCCTCCGCAATCTGCCATCCTTGGCATGCATGGCATCTTCGACAGGCCAGTGGCCATCGGGGGCAAG GTGGAGATCCGCCCCATGATGTACGTGGCTCTGACATATGACCATCGGCTCATCGATGGCAGAGAGGCAGTCACCTTCCTGCGTAAGATCAAGGCTGTGGTAGAAGACCCCAGAGTGCTGCTCCTGGACATGTGA